Proteins found in one Hoplias malabaricus isolate fHopMal1 chromosome 17, fHopMal1.hap1, whole genome shotgun sequence genomic segment:
- the ccdc85b gene encoding coiled-coil domain-containing protein 85B: MGSDSEVLNRELAKLSDEELLACSKEELINRLRKEESDKMSALIQRGRLIKEVNKQLQGHLLEIRELKAINQRLQEENQELRDLCCFLDDDRLKVKKLAREWQLFGHHAAKVMREDLGGYLKKLSDLERMQDGLVKENMDLKELCLVLEEECVSRSDSSPGGSTELNLPCMVARDLGDGSSSTGSVGSPDQLHLVCSPDD; the protein is encoded by the coding sequence ATGGGGAGTGACAGTGAAGTCCTAAATCGAGAGCTTGCGAAGTTGTCTGATGAGGAATTGCTGGCCTGCTCCAAAGAGGAGCTCATAAACCGGCTCCGGAAAGAAGAATCAGACAAGATGTCAGCGCTCATTCAGCGCGGCCGCCTCATCAAAGAGGTGAACAAACAGCTTCAGGGACATTTGCTTGAAATCAGGGAGCTTAAAGCCATCAACCAGCGGCTTCAAGAGGAGAACCAAGAGCTGCGAGACCTGTGCTGCTTTCTGGACGATGACCGGCTGAAGGTGAAGAAGCTTGCCAGAGAGTGGCAGTTGTTTGGCCACCATGCCGCCAAGGTGATGCGTGAGGATCTGGGCGGATACCTGAAGAAGCTGTCCGATCTGGAGCGCATGCAGGACGGCTTGGTGAAGGAGAACATGGACCTGAAGGAACTGTGCCTGGTTCTAGAGGAGGAGTGTGTTAGCCGGAGTGATTCAAGCCCAGGTGGGTCCACCGAGCTCAACCTCCCATGCATGGTGGCCCGGGACCTGGGGGATGGCAGCTCAAGCACAGGGAGCGTGGGCAGTCCTGACCAGCTCCATCTGGTGTGCTCGCCAGACGACTGA
- the fibpa gene encoding fibroblast growth factor (acidic) intracellular binding protein a, with product MSVELDVFVGNTTIMDKEVYQLWLNGYTVNDAVKVRIEGGVMEECEASADVLLSDTMDQFRTFQMCERLLQNPAKLANQLLFQIPPDRQAMLIERYYAFDDAFVREVLGKKLSKGTKKDLDDVSAKTGITLKSCRRQFDNFKRVFKVVEELKGPLVENIKQHFLLPDQLARDYAAIVFFANNRFETGKKKLQYLTFQDFAFCAGQLIDNWTVGAVDNMVEDMDVDLDKEFLQDLKDLKILITDKDLLDQHKSLVCVALRGKTKVFTEMEANFKNLSRGLVNIAAKLTNTKDVRDFFIDLVEKFIEPCKSDKWTATDVNLYLTHYTNSAHILDTFKHQNVWNRYMGVIKSCILRMYHE from the exons ATGTCGGTGGAGCTTGACGTGTTTGTAGGTAACACCACCATCATGGACAAAGAGGTTTATCAGCTGTGGCTGAATGGATACACAG TGAATGATGCTGTAAAGGTGAGGATTGAGGGAGGGGTAATGGAGGAGTGTGAGGCCAGTGCCGATGTCTTGCTCAGTGACACTATGGACCAATTCAGAACTTTCCAGATGTGTGAGAGGCTTCTGCAAAATCCAGCCAAACTAGCAAACCAGCTCCTCTTCCAGATTCCTCCAGATCGACAAGCCATGCTGATTGAAAG GTATTACGCTTTTGATGATGCCTTTGTTCGTGAAGTCCTTGGAAAGAAGCTCTCCAAAGGAACAAAAAAAGATCTAGACGACGTTAGTGCAAAGACTGGCATCACATTAAAAAGCTGCAGGCGACAG TTTGACAACTTCAAGCGAGTGTTCAAAGTGGTGGAAGAACTCAAGGGCCCCCTGGTggaaaacataaaacaacactTTCTTCTTCCAGACCAACTGgcaag GGATTACGCCGCCATAGTGTTCTTTGCCAACAATCGGTTTGAGACAGGGAAGAAGAAGCTTCAATATCTCACTTTCCAAGACTTTGCCTTTTGTGCTGGGCAGCTCATTGACAATTGGACAGTTGGAGCTGTTG ATAACATGGTGGAAGACATGGATGTGGATCTAGACAAAGAATTTCTTCAAGACCTCAAAGATCTCAAAATTTTAATCACAGACAAGGATCTTTTGGACCAGCACAAAAG TCTAGTGTGTGTTGCTTTGCGGGGAAAGACCAAAGTCTTCACTGAGATGGAAGCCAATTTTAAG AATCTCTCCAGAGGCCTTGTCAATATCGCTGCCAAGTTAACAAACACAAAGGACGTCAGAGACTTTTTCATTGATCTTGTAGAAAAG TTTATCGAGCCGTGCAAGTCAGACAAATGGACAGCGACAGATGTGAACCTCTACCTCACCCACTACACAAACTCAGCGCATATATTGGATACTTTTAA gcACCAGAATGTCTGGAATAGGTATATGGGAGTTATCAAAAGCTGCATCCTCAGAATGTATCACGAATGA
- the efemp2a gene encoding EGF-containing fibulin-like extracellular matrix protein 2a has product MHSVCVLFVCVGVSVFLHSAISQPPTETDTYTECTDGYHWDPQTQHCKDINECETIPEACKGEMKCFNHYGGYLCLPRSASVIPAHEPPNQIPTGLDNTPSEPYNHCPAGYEPQGDSCVDVDECERDVHDCQPSQDCINTEGSYTCQCPGGYRKVGTECIDIDECRYRYCQHRCVNVPGSFSCQCEPGFQLAGNNRSCIDVDECDMGAPCSQRCYNTYGTFLCRCEQGYELGPDGFECKDIDECSFSSYLCQYQCVNEPGKFSCVCPEGYQLLGTRLCQDLNECETGAHQCTEGQICVNIHGGHKCVEKNRCQEPYVQVSDNRCVCPVTKPGCRDQPFSIVHRYMSITSERSVPSDIFQIQATSVYPGAYNTFRISSGDDDGDFYIRQINNISAMLVLARAVNGPKEYVLDLEMVSVNHLMSYQTSSALRLSIYVGQYAF; this is encoded by the exons ATGCACtccgtgtgtgttttgtttgtgtgtgtgggtgtttcagTGTTCCTGCACAGTGCTATTTCACAGCCGCCCACAGAAACTGACACCTACACG GAGTGCACAGATGGCTATCACTGGGATCCACAGACTCAACACTGCAAAG ACATAAATGAATGTGAAACCATCCCAGAGGCATGTAAGGGTGAGATGAAGTGCTTCAACCATTATGGAGGTTACCTGTGTCTGCCTCGATCGGCCTCAGTCATCCCAGCGCATGAGCCACCCAACCAGATCCCCACCGGCCTGGACAACACACCCAGTGAGCCCTACAACCACTGCCCTGCTGGCTATGAGCCGCAGGGGGACAgctgtgtgg ATGTGGACGAGTGTGAAAGGGACGTGCATGATTGCCAGCCCAGTCAGGATTGTATCAACACAGAGGGCTCTTACACCTGCCAGTGCCCAGGAGGATACCGCAAAGTGGGAACAGAATGCATTG ACATTGACGAGTGTCGGTACCGGTACTGCCAGCACCGCTGTGTTAACGTTCCCGGCTCCTTTTCCTGCCAGTGCGAGCCTGGCTTCCAGCTGGCTGGCAACAACCGTTCTTGCATTG ATGTGGATGAGTGTGACATGGGCGCCCCCTGCAGTCAGAGGTGCTATAACACCTATGGCACTTTCCTCTGCCGCTGTGAACAAGGCTATGAACTGGGGCCTGATGGATTCGAATGCAAAG ataTAGATGAATGCAGTTTCTCCAGTTACCTTTGCCAGTACCAATGTGTCAACGAGCCTGGCAAGTTCTCTTGTGTCTGTCCAGAGGGCTACCAGCTACTGGGAACTCGTCTGTGCCAAG ATCTAAACGAGTGCGAGACGGGCGCACACCAGTGCACTGAAGGTCAGATTTGTGTGAACATTCATGGTGGACATAAGTGTGTGGAAAAGAACCGCTGCCAAGAACCCTACGTTCAAGTCTCGGAcaa TCGTTGCGTGTGTCCTGTGACTAAACCCGGGTGTCGGGATCAGCCTTTCTCCATTGTGCACCGCTACATGAGTATCACCTCGGAGCGCTCTGTCCCCTCTGACATCTTCCAGATTCAGGCCACAAGTGTTTACCCAGGAGCTTACAACACCTTCAGAATCAGCTCAGGAGATGATGATGGAGACTTCTACATAAGG CAAATCAACAACATCAGCGCCATGCTGGTACTGGCTCGAGCTGTGAACGGACCCAAAGAGTATGTCTTGGACTTGGAGATGGTTTCGGTCAACCACCTAATGAGCTACCAGACCAGCTCAGCTCTTCGCTTATCAATCTATGTGGGACAGTATGCTTTTTGA